tcgatgatgacgatgacaTGATTTAATTTTGAGAACATATCTATTCGATAATCTGTAGTTCTACAAAAGGATGTATAAAAGCCAGAATGTTCCCGTTTTTTCATGCAAACTGATCAACAATAACACGTAGTTGTGATTTAAAAATTTGAGCAAATGAATCATGGAGTTACAATACGGTCGTCTTGACTCCTTTATAATATCCTATTTTACATTTTATGATATACttatattatttatatacGAGCTTTAAGGGTTTTTAGATTTTCATAGTTTTTTCGGCTTCACCATTCAGAGTAACAGCACCTTTCTGCTTCATTGGTTGTGTTTCCTTCAATAATAGACCAAATCTCTTATCCTTGACCAAAGTAGCCAATTGAAAGATGCCTTGAACAATTGAGTCTTCAGGATTCAATTCATGTTGAGAGTGAATCCAACTTGGTTGGCATGTCTTAGAGCCCCCAGTTAATCTCAATAACTCGGATCTGTCACCTGTACTTACACTAGAATCACACAATACGATAGTATTGCATTCACGAGCAACTGGTAAAGAAATCGACTCTTTAGTTGAGTTCAATAGAGATTTAAGCTTAATAGCTGATACACCCAACTTTGGTAAAGGCAGTTCATGTCCAGGTAATGTTAATGTAGAGGTTGCATCGTAACTCAAGTTACCGTTTGGATTGGTGGCCTTTAGAATATGATCCCATGGAACCCATCTAGCAATTTGTATTGGACTTTCCACACATAGGTAGTTATTGGAAATCTCACTCATCCCAAGTCGAAACGATTTTAGATCTTTCTTTAGATTTTGGAGctcttcttcactttcatcaacaaatggaaaatttgaagacaAGTGAGACAATTTGAATGGGTAAACACCTTGTCTATCAATCTTAGTTAATAATTGTCTTGAAGTCTTTAATTTAAGAATATGGGATTGAGCAAAATCTCTGACATAAACACCGGTTCTGGCAATCAATTCTCCAGCCTTGTGTGATTTGCCGGCGTAAGAGTCGACAGTTTCCAAAGTAACTAAACCCTTTTTATTGCAGTGTTCCAAAGATGccatcttcaaatcaatCAAATAAACTTCACCTGATTGTACAACGAAATCGTCACTTGGAATGGCGGAAACGTTAGTGAACGGAGTGGCCTGGCCACGGTCTACCACAGCCAAATCCTTGGCATCCGTGTTAGACAACAAATCTGCTTCTTGATGGGATTCTGTCCAAATAACACCTTTATATTCCCTTTCGGCAACAATACCTTCATTCTGGCCTGCTAAAAACCTTCTAATTCTTCTTACACGAGAACTAGGAACAACGCCACAGTTATAAGATCTGGCGATAGTGTCTACAATAGTTCTGATCAATTGGCCTGTGATACCATTCGAAGCCCCACCTAAGGAAGCGGGTAGCTTTTCTGGTGTCAAGGCACAAGCTAATAATGCAACTACAGTTTCCATAGCAATGTGAGCGGCAGCGACCGCATCTGCCTTGCCGCCTAACAATGGTCCAGTTGGTTGAGGAATAGGCTTAGTTGCATCAACTGGGTAGATAACCATAGTGTGAGAAACTTCGGAAGTATAACCATCAATATGAACACCCAATGTAATTTTAACCAAATCACCTGGCCTCAAAATACCAGTCACAGATGACGCAAAAGTAGAGTCTTTGCCTTTGTTCCAGTTCAACAGATTTTGAGTATCATCTATCTCGGGACACCACCCACCGGAGATTTGATCGATGTCAATAGTAGTTGGAACAGCAATACCTCTTTCATTAACCTTGTTTTTATAGTACTGTTCCAAGCGAGTCAAAATAAACGAATCAGTCAGCAAACATAACTCTGACACAGTTACTTGATGTTCTGCGGTTTTAGAGTGGTAGGAATCATTGATTAAAGAGGTGACATATTTCAGAGCAGTTTGTGCAATTTGTCCAGCCGTTCTATATTTGTTCAAAACCGATTCCTGTAAGATATTCTTGTCTTTTAGTAAAATCTGAGTATCCTCGTGGGAAATAGCTAAAGCCATGATAATTTGAGCGGTGTTGGTCGGATCAGAGTGTATTTAGCATATATCTTAAATACTGCAATGTTCCagctcatctcatctcttctagtgaaatttttctttacctcggtaaaaatttttcagaatgcaaaaaaaaatggaagagACGTAGCCCTATTCCGGGTAACAAAAGGTTAGGGTTTTGgcctttcctctttagggcattatctttttcattctttctaGGAAGAGACGTTAAAAAGTGAAAGATAAGTGCAGGCTGGCCCAAGGGCCGTGTATCTGAGAGCTGCTGCTGCGAGCTACTTGAACGGATAGTAGAGTGCTTTTAAGCATTCATCCGGTTTCATTGCTGCTGTGCAGTTTCGAGACTATCCTGGTCGTCATaataaaagtaaaataTGGCATTTCCTTTTGGGAAAGGCCATAAGGGATTTGATAAACCAATTAGTTCATTTTGGTTCAAGAAACAGTCTCAAGGCCATCGGATTTGTCAAGGAGTGTCTTTTATAAGACATTTCTCGAACTGCGGGTCCGGTGATTGAAAAGCATTTGCAATAGCGTAATTGTCTCGAGCGGGCGTATAGACGGATGCCTATGCAGCGATTAACGAGCTGATTCCAAGGCAAACATCAAGAACTAGGCCCTCTTAACTTACCTTTTATAGGTGCAATCGCTTTTCCCTTTGCTTTTTCGGCTTCCGCAGCGGTGCGTACCTTGTAAATTTACACATCATGTACTTTTCTGCATCAAACATCTAAAGCGTTTGCatatgaaaataaaatgtcGGGagtttctttgaaaagtaaGCGACAAAAAAgatacagaaaaaatttacagaGTTATAGAATTACGATAACCTAATCAGAAATCGCATTAAGGTAGGAGGAAATACTTAAAGTAACAAGCATACAAATGATGCAAACACCTACAGACAGTATAATTTCCCCGTTTCACAATTTTGGTAATTCAACACAACATCATTCGTCGTCAAGAACTCCTAGACAAATTGCGGAGGTACAGAGACCAAGCACGCTGTCTCCATTGTCGAGAGGGAAAAAATGGACAGAGAAATTGGCCaggtttcaaaaaagtagtggcaagaaaaaaagattttcgCCGTCTcctgcttcttcttctacgTTTTCATTCTCACCTAAATCTCGAGTCACCTCCTCAAATTTCTCCGGTAACGAGGATGGCAATATGCTAAGTACGCCTTCGTCTGTTTCCGCAGACCATTTGCCACAACATCCCTACAGAACGTCTTCTTTGCCAAGACCCAATTCCAATCTTTTTTATGCAAGTCACAACGATTGGTCCGGAGCCAGCGAGCCTCCAGTCGCGGAAAATTCCAATGTTCATGCACCACATAAGATACCGCCCAAAATTGCTCCATTTGGCTATCCGATACCGAGAACTGCAAGCAAAAAGTCCTTTCTAAACGCCGCTTGTACGTTGTGTGACGAACCTATATCCAGCAGAAGAAAGGGAGAAAAGATCATTGAGCTTACATGTGGACATTTGAGTCATCAAGAATGTCTCATCATCTCCTTTGGCACTAATTCAAAGGCTGACGTAGGTGCACTCTTTCCCTTGTGTACAAAatgtaaagaaaatgccaaCAAGGCCGTCCAATGcattccaaaaaatgacgaattgaaagatttgctcatttctgattttttaattcatAAAATTCCAGATTCGGAACTACCAACAACACCCCAGTCCCagtttcctctttcttcatcGCTACTTCCTCCCTTCGGTTCGTCGTATACGCCAGTTGAAAGACAAACGATATATTCGCAGGCTCCAAATCTTAGTCCAAATCTCATATTAGCAGCTCCTCCTAAAGACAGGAACCAAATTCCACaaaaatatccaaaaaGGCCATTCTTACATATTCCCTCGGGTCATAAGAGAACAATTTCGAATACGAGCTCTATCTTTACAATGACGTCTATGGTATCGTCCGCAAATGATTCTGTTTCTATTATTTCTGATTCCATGCAACAAAGGGATGACGAAACCAAAATACCCCTGCCACTATTAAGGTcttattttattcaagtGCTATTGAACAATTTCCAAGATAATTTGCAAGACTGGAAGATAGACGGAGACTATGGATTACTGCGATTAGTGGATAAATTGATGGTTTCTGAAGATGGCCAGAAATACGTTCAATGTTGGTGTTTCTTATTTGAAAATGCATTGGTAGTAGCAGAAGTGGATGGCGAGGATGTTGACGTTTTGGAAATTAGGCTAAAAAACTTGGAAATCTTCACACCAGTCAGttgtttgaaaatgacTACACTGGAAGCTTCAGTTCTCAAGTGTACTTTGAATAAAGAAGATTGTTCAACTTCATCAAACCTTTacattgttgaaaaaataaactcaGATGAAAGTACGACAGTACAAAAATGGATATCAGCCTTATTAAACCATGATTTTGTgtttgatgaagacaatATCACCTCCACATTACCTATTCTGCCGATCTTGAGAAACTTTTCAGATAGTGGAGATAGTGGTGAGCATGAGACGAGTACATTTCTAGGTTTAATCAATCCTAATAAAGTTGTGGAGGTTGGAAATATGAATCATGAAAACGATACAGTAATCATCAGGAGGGGATTCACTTTGGGTTTATCAGAATCGTCTGCACAAAGTAGTGTTAATACCATACAATCTGTTTTGACCACGATTAGTTCAATCCTTTCCCTAAAACGTGAAAAACCTGATAATTTGGTAATAATCTTGCAAgttgatttcaaaaaaatagaggaagaaagatGTATAATCGTCATTTATAACAGTTTAAAGGCGTTATTGATCAAGTTTCCACGTCTGCAGTTTTGTTTCGTTGACCGAAATAATAATGTTCTGGACTATGGATCTGTATCACATAAGGTAGTTTCATTGAATGCCATTTCAAACCTGGAATCAAAGCGTTCCTTGATACAATTTTCTCCCACCTGGTTAAAAAACACGTTATATCCCGAAGAGATTCATGAACATCTGGGTATCATAAGCGTATCAAATAGTAATATGGAAGCCGATAAATCTGTATTATTTCAAGATTATAAATGTTTTACATgtcttggaagaagaagaccTAATGAATTGAGGGTTAAAGTGGGTTACTTGAATGTTGATTATAGTGATAGAATAAATGAACTGGTTGAGGTCGGTTCCTGGAATTTAGTCTTAGAGACTCTCTGTTATAGCTTTAGTCTAAgttttgatgaagacgaagaagacgaaaatgatgataactCAACTGAAAATGACTTTGACAGAAGTTTGAGATCACTATCGGACGCTGAATCGACGACTACTATTCATATTGATTCTCCATTTGGCAATGGAAACTTGACTATAAATCTAGCTGATGACGGAAACCCTTATCACGATATTGAACATTGCAATGTGAACAAACTGGAATCTGTCGTTTCTGCAACAGAATCGCCACTGTTCCCCAATGTTAGGCTTTCGCTTTATTCTAATGGAGAAGATACCAATGAAAGCGATAACAGTGTGTCAGCATTGCTGCTCAGTGATATGGATAGAAGAATCGGTGAGATAACGAGGCGTGGTTCGATTTCGAGTCTCATCGAAAGCGGCAATGAAACTTATCCGCTCCATATGGATTATATTTAGAATACATATTAAGCTCTATGCTATAATAATAGTGAGAACTTTCGCCTGCTGATCCCTAACTGTATAAGGTCACGTTACCTGATTTCGCTCAATTGAAAAGGTTGCTGTTTTTCTTAGTCTTTCAAGTTCGTAGTAAATGGACATTACCCAAAGATCTCTTTCTTGCCTTGACCTCGCCATGAAAACCATTGACTTGCCGCTTACACCTAACTTTTTGGTGAAATGAATCCTATCTTTGTTATTTGGCTCATTGGAGTTATCTAGGTCAGCTTCCACAGGAGGGGATCGGTCAACAAAGTTACTTTGTCCATCATAAGCATGTGTATATAGCGTTTCCTCCCCTTTCTTTCGCGAGCGGTTGCTAGAAAGTGCACGTCTTGTTCCAAACCAAAGAGTAAAGCACCGTGAACTTTCGTCTTCTACAGACCGCCATCCGTCCCCATAAACTCGAGGAAGAGCATGAGATCCATAATTTatttcatcaaaagtaCGATCTCTCTGTAAAAGGTCTAATTCAGTTGTAGTTCCAGAGTATAAATAACAATCGTCAATCGGAATTGTCATATAATGTGCATATTCTAAAACTTCCTTAGCAAAGCCTGTAGTCGATCTATGGAAACAGTGaaacaaaacaatgaaACCGGATATCAAAACTACGTAGTACCTTGAGAAAACAGAATGTTTGTGTGGTTTTTGATACAAAGATCCCTTTTGAATTAACGGCCTACTTAGCGATATTCCGTTCGCATTGAAAGTGTGTTCATCTGCGCGCCCATGTTCTATAATCCAGCGTAATGTATTTTCACCAATTTTCGTTTCCTCTTCGCCACTTAGCATCAATAAGCCAGCGTTGGAACGTCTTGTTTTCAACAGCCTGTCtgtatcttctttttgcttgCTCTTCCAATAttgcattatttttttcagttttgtGACCCATTGCTCCGCAACTGTCGCTGATGACGCAAGAAGCTTTAATAAGAGGCCGTTGGAGGTTTCTATATTTATAACGGACTGCGAAACATTATCAACTTCGTAGCTTCTGTGCCAAAACATTTCACAAGCTTCTTTGTAAACACCATACTTTATTTTGTCAACCTCACAATCAGTACTTGTTCCTTggtatatatttttcacttctgTTAGATCAATTACACTGTCTGTTTTGAGTATTTGGTCGATCCTTCtatgaaaacaatgaaaagCATAAAAATCCCTAGAATCATACTCATCTTGAGTTGTTTGGCAGTTCATCCATTCAATGTGATCATCCGAGTTCAAGGGATAGGGCTGTTGCTGATAAACCTCTGGAATTgtcttccattttttccaaatatcttctttttcctcttcggTACTGTTATCATCAGTAATTGCATCTATAGGTAGCGGAGGATTCGCTCTATACGCTTTCATTGAGAACAGCAAGTTGTCACAcgtgaagaaataagagGTTGAGATATTATATTTACCAAAATGCGTCCTAACAGACCCATACTTGTCGGTcaaccttatcaaaaagcCTTCAATTGGTGGTGTTTCTTTTAGAAATTCTCCATTTACGGATTTTGTTACCCTTGAACAATTTACAATTGGCCTGTATTGAATTAGATGCGATTGGCAAAAAGCGAAAATCCCAGTTATTAGGGAATCTTCGTCACATGGAATCCACTCCAATCTATCATATCTCTTCAAAGCGCACCCTAATACAGGATTCTCTAAATCCCACTTGCTAATCAGGTAATCGTAATGTGctaatttcaatttctctaAGATAGCAATAGTGAAAAATCGCAAAATGGGGTGTTGGAAGACTTTATAgcctttttcaagaaagcaTATTTTTAGTCTTTCTCGTTCCTGTTTTCCTAAATCTCGtaacttttcaaatatgaTTTCATTTAGGTTGATTTTTATTGAGATTTCAGTTTGTGGAATTTTCAAGTTGATGGTTGGTGTAAATAACTGTCGGCCCAAAGtctcaagaagaaatttatACCATCTACCTGATGAACGTATGCTATTACATctcaaaataaatattttAACAGGAGAGTAATGTTTCAATCcgtttttattttcaatgctTTCGTCTACGAATCCATCTAGCCGCTTATCAGGCTTTTGAATGGATATAGTTTTGTCCAGAGAGCTATAGAATCTTACAAtgcaatttcttgaaagaaaaaaatccaacGAATTACGATGATACTTTTTAGCTACGCTGCTGATATCCTCGATTTCTGGAATATGGCGATGACGGTAAAACTGTAAAAGAATGGGAGGATCAAACCTCCCGGTAGATCTTGCAATGACAATGTATTCCTTCCACCGTTCACTTACCCTTGTATCAAAACATTCGTTTTCAGAGAAGTTCGGAAGTGGCACCTTATTTTGTATAGCTTCTTTCACCATCACcagcattttttctttcttgagAATCTGACCTGTGTGTTTCCTACCTGTCGCTTTGTTTGTTAGTGAACTCGTCACGCCCAAAAAAGTACCAACACTATCTTTAAGTTTGCAGCAAGTTTTGTTTCTCGCGTTATGGACATGTTTTCTTATGTGATGAGAATGCTTAGATACTAATCTATCGtgcatattcttttcttcgacCGTCAATTCCGTTGGCCATGGGGGCAAGACATTAAAGAAAGGAAGACCGTTCGAAACAAAATTACCGATATCCTCGTCTAAGTTTCTCCTTCTATTGTGAAAAGCATCGGtaatcttctttctttcatccGAAACTTTTTGTTCATTATTGGGATAATTGACTGCATTTCGAGAGTTTTTCCATATCAtaagattttctttgtccATACTCTGCAGTGCTTCAAGAATAATTTTCTCATTCATGTTTAATGGCAGGCTATCGATAGTATTAGATGCAGAAAGGCCATCGACCAAATTGTTTGAATGGCTAAACTGTTCTGACCCACTTAAAAAACTGTTGTAATCGGGACTTGGCGTATCTGCAGCCGCAACGACACTGTGAGGGGAATGCCTTAAAGTCGTCTCAGAGGGTTGTCTGTTAATGTTTGATTCTACATCCTTAGCCTTCGTTGCCGAAGAGTGAGTCACTATTCGATTAAACTGTGAGTTACTTTCTTCGGGCGAGCTTTCTATTTGCTGTTCATTTTCTCGGTTCTGATCCGAAAGAACTAGTTCACTACCTTtatttgtctttttgtGATCCCTTCTCCGTTCAACTGGCTTTATTGCTGCCGGTTGTGCCGTTTCTTTCAAGGGTAAAGTCTTCATACTCTCATTGTTAGGAAGTTCCgtatttctttctttcaaagactCTTTCTGCTGGAGCGTTTGATCAGAAGAGCTTTGGCACCTTTTAGATGGAGCCATTCTAGGTTCGCTACCCCGTACGGGGCTTGAATTAGCTCTTTCCATCTCAAATTTGTGGTCCTTGAGGTAATGGCTGTTGCGGGTGGTTGTGTTACCTCCATAAGACCACGTAAAGTGCTTTCTCAAATACGACGCAGTAGGTATTTTCTCCACACGCTTTTTATAAATTGTTCCATAGCCATATCTTTTTAGCATATCCGATTGCTTTCTAACCTTCCGAAGTGTAATTTTACTGAGAAGTTTCCAAACCTGACTATTTTGTTCAGCATACCATTGTTTTGGGATTCCCCCCAATAAAGTCACTTGAGAGCATTCGGAAAGCTCTGTGGGAGAGACATAAGATAATCTAAAAGCCGTAAAAGAATGTCGAGGAATAGTGAAGACCTTGACATTGGCATTTTGTGGTGAGCAAAAGCTAGTTACTCGCTGCGCATACTTGatatcatcttcaacaACGCTAACAATAGAATCCATATTTTAATGGTAATTTGCGAATTACAATTGCCTTTCCTCAAGGTCACTGCTGTCTTAatattgctttttttgtttaccCCCATGAGTGTCCTGTATCCAAGATGGTTTTGttctctttattcttttgagGCACGGCGCAAACTCCGAGCTCTTCAAAGTGACTGAAATTTATATTTGGTAAAAAAAGGTCTGCTTTACTTGAAAAATCCTgaatacaaaaataaaatctaGTACCTCTATTGAAAGTTTGTTACTCGTTAcatatacaaaaaaaaagttccgTGCAATGAGTCTACTTAGTAGTAATTCTCGTAACCAAACCTGTCGGGCATAACGGCTGGTGCCACTATTGTCCAACCGTAAAGTGCATAACATATCCATGCGCTAACAATTTTAAcccaagaataaaaatatgttCTTCCTACCGGTATAAAATCTCCTACATCATCCTGAGTAACATTAATGGTTAATAAGATGGCGATCCACTGGGTTgccaaaaagaatataatgTGGAATAAAGTGTAGTTGTATTTGGTTCCGGTCCTTTCGTCGTCATTTTGGTTATCTATAGTACCTTCAGTCGACGATGGTGTCCCTAACCAAGCCGTATCGTACAAGGCACTTTCTGGTAGAGATCCCTCCTCTACAGCCTGCTTAATTGCTTCATATCTTAATTGGTTTCTTGTCTGTCCACCTAGCCCCTCGTACTCGATATCGTTGCCTAGATATATAGCACCATTGGTATTAGTACCTTGAAATGCACTATTGGCCGCAGCTCTCGTTGTTGTGTAAGCGATCGCGACAAAAGTGAATAATGAACCCAAGATAATGCTAAACTTACGGGTCCCACTAGATCTAACCAATGGGTTGCACATTTTGTCATCTGGTTCAGAAGACATGGCGCTCATTGTCAAATAAGTACAGTAAACAGAAACCATACTACTTTGGGCCAACCCGCTTTTAGGATTAGCTTCTTGGATCTTGGGATTCACCGATAAAATAAGTGTTATAACAGTTAATATCAAATTGACTGTTACAGCCGTTTGATTCATGTTACACTGTTGATGGCAGAACATAACATACATAACGACAGTCATAATAATCGACGCAGTGTACATGGAAGTTGTTCCTAAAACCAAAAATCGTTGCCAAAACGAGGAGTCCTCGTCTTCTGACTCAACGTGACTAATACATGTTTCAGCCCATTCATGAGCAAAGTCTACCAATAATATAAGGCCAACTAGAATGAAAATCGCCCCACTGGGAACCGATACCcatttggaaaagaaaatatagaaGTCATTAGGAATAACAAATGATAGGACAATGAGACATAAATACAATATAAATTTTAAACTCCACCatgaattttgaaatgctGCTCTCACATCATTAGTTGATTTTACGCCCATTAGTACAGACGCTAGTATCAAATGTAAGCACCCCAAAGCAAAATTCAATCTATGGACAGTAAAGAACCCACACTCTCCAGTTCCTGTGCATGTTTTCCCAGGCCAGAGGATGGATTTGTTTGCGGAATACGATATCCATGATATTAGTGAGTTTATCAAAAGCCAAAAAGCATAAAGAAGTCTTGTCCCCAGGGAGGAAGACCCTAAGGAAGATGCTGTCTTAGACACTAAACCTGAGCAACAGCCTCCAAAACAGGACGCCACGAACGATCCCGCCATACTGACAGGCAAAGAAATAACGGCACCCATAATTTATTACAgtattattgttttgatgGGAGAGTGGTCTTTGCAAGTGAATTCAAACTTCATAAAAAGGTgtgaagatttcaaaatgcGGTTCATTTTTTGTCAGAGTTGAATTATCCGAACTTCTGCTGTTGCCGAAATTATACAACAACAAAGTCACAGAAGATTAAAAAGATAAATACTGCgtaaaaattcaaaacggCCATCAGAAATGCGTCAAGACAGAGATGCCAGATAGTATTGTGATCGTTTACTGGGAAGGcaataaaattgaaattgggAGAAGCGATCGCGCATGTCCGCAAGAGACGATTCCTTGGAAGACAGGTACcatcgatgaagaaaatagtgATGAGctgaaagaaatatttaatcattattttcagaTGTACGGCCCCTtggaaaatcaagaagTACATGTTTTAATACTGGAAGATGTCTTTACTTCtataattgaaaagagaattaTCTGTGGGATTCTGTTATTAGAATTAAAGTGTGCTTGCGTGTCGTTTATTCCCAGAGTCATCATGCACTGTATATCCTGCAATGCAACGAATGCGTTAGTTATAGATGTAAGTGCTGCTCATACTACGTGTGTACCCATTTTTGACCTCAGACCTCTGCAAAAATACATAAGGTACTCAAAAAGGGGTAAAAGTCAGCTTGTACTAGATGATTATCCCTCGGGCTGTCCCTACACGCCGATATTCTTTGACGAGGACTACAACTCTAAAATTcaagatgacgatgaaatTCCAGTAATAAATCTTGCGAAATGTATTATAAACTCACTTCCTATTGACTTGAGGAAACCTCTCagagaaaatatcattctAGTAAacgttgaagaagaatatgaagCAACAATAAGAGACTTATTCAAGCAGAAAATGGACATGTCTAAAATCCAATTATCTAAAAATTGCTGGCGGGGCGGTTCTATATACGCGAAAACGCTTTTGCATGCTGAGGGAGTAAACGTTGTGGGAGttaaaagagaagaattttATAATGATCCCAACATTGCTCCTGATTGGTTTGATTTCTACTTTAGATCCGGCGCAAAATGCACAAAATAGTGTTCCAATTTTATGTAACCGAGAAAAAACCACTTTTCTCTATTCAAGCCAATTcataattcaaaaataaaacttgaATGGAGAAAAGTTCATGGGAACTCCGATGCCAAGATCAGGTAGCTCACAGGTTCATTTCAGTTTGTAAAGAGTTAAAAATGGTCTCTAGCGGGATCGAACCGCTGATCCCCGCGTTATTAGCACGGTGCCTTAACCAACTGGGCCAAGAGACCTGTTTGTACAAAAACTGTTGTTTTACGGGCTCTGGTAATACCGGATGTCTTGACAATCCTAAATTCGTTTAGGAGAGTAACTTGTTGTCAGACTTATTATTAACGTGATTCACAGAATGTTACTTATCCtatataatctatataagaTCTGAATCCAACTAAAGGGTGGAAGCGCGGAATCTCGGATCTAAACTAATTGTTCAGGTATTTATACGTTTGGTTGGTTTGGTTCATCTTAGGCAAGTAGGCTGCCTAGTATACTCAATCTTGTCTGTTTTGGAACTATTGTTTCGTACGTGTTTCATACATGTTTTATGTCTAGGTTGATAAATCTAGTAATGCTGAGGTATCTCATTTTGAGAtacaacaaaaacaaattcCGAAAAGATACATATCTTCGCGAATTATGGAAATGGTAAAACAACTACCTCGAATATTCAAGGTTATTTTGTTGGAACATATTGGAACAAGAAccaactatccatcaacTATCGGTAAAACAGATTGATACATGCATTCATGTGgctagaagattataaTATACGGTGTTGATAAGATGACGTAAACTATCAGACCAgtaaaataagattcagaactgtcatcgaatttagtggaagctgaagtgcaaggattgataatgcaataggatcaatgaataaagacgtataaaatgaaggaagaaatatgaaaaagatCATGTAAATTTatcgattccctttcgtggattcctaaattcatgaggagaacttctagtatattctatacacaaaatattataaactttatcaaaaatggaaccCCAACAATTGTCACAAAATTTGACTGAAATTCAATACGGAACATATCTAAAATATTCAACGCACGTGTTTCGTATATCGTcatatatagtataagaaaatttctcttttgttcttgatTAATACTAATATTTATTAACATTATCGGCACAACATGTAGAATTCTTGATGATCGAGgcataatattattacaATATTTGACTagtaaacaagaaaaagaaggaagtcTGCACTgtaatttatcaaaagtTTGTCATGCTATAAACTATAGACATACATGGCGTACTAAGGCGTCATTTAAAACCGTAAAAAAACTCCTTGTTtatctcttttattttacAGGATCGAAATATTAAGTTACTCGACTTTAACAGCATAGTAGATCTTTCTAATAAAGATCATACTGCTGAAAAACCCGATTGCTCCAGTGACTACACAACATAGGACAGAcataatgaatgaatat
This is a stretch of genomic DNA from Saccharomyces kudriavzevii IFO 1802 strain IFO1802 genome assembly, chromosome: 4. It encodes these proteins:
- the ARP10 gene encoding Arp10p (similar to Saccharomyces cerevisiae ARP10 (YDR106W); ancestral locus Anc_8.251), which encodes MPDSIVIVYWEGNKIEIGRSDRACPQETIPWKTGTIDEENSDELKEIFNHYFQMYGPLENQEVHVLILEDVFTSIIEKRIICGILLLELKCACVSFIPRVIMHCISCNATNALVIDVSAAHTTCVPIFDLRPLQKYIRYSKRGKSQLVLDDYPSGCPYTPIFFDEDYNSKIQDDDEIPVINLAKCIINSLPIDLRKPLRENIILVNVEEEYEATIRDLFKQKMDMSKIQLSKNCWRGGSIYAKTLLHAEGVNVVGVKREEFYNDPNIAPDWFDFYFRSGAKCTK